A portion of the Corynebacterium heidelbergense genome contains these proteins:
- a CDS encoding DUF4921 family protein has protein sequence MIGKPAHSPAPVPPLTTLPDGTIKQVNPFSGTEVWTVPGRGNRPLAHYEPERKPIGERDTVTAFGLERKLDTPPEKSRMIRDADDHARILRGLRTSELDATTPLFRRVANLFEILTYDYWNLNYGYHMNPAAAMHMTDYLSEEAGQEHVEKILRVKLRAAGTSEEELNELFEPDRRMETLRERGAALFAGGHDVIIARDHYIPGAEHTDQLAASGTLDWRDHRLFIQFTIDSMDQLYRANRYVRYVAVFQNWLAPAGASFEHLHKQLVAIDEHGLQNEVEIAQVRSNPNMYNEWAVDYAMRHNLIIAENDHAVAFAGFGHRWPTLEVFSKSATTEPWLMPDAERDAVADLVHACHVAAGPTIPCNEEWLYRPLDVDVPMPWRIVIKWRVSTLAGFEGGTKIYINTISPQDLQRRVLAVLEKAREEGTLASGIRLGEECGSTPNTLLYNPAIRPTPPGPHPAQPDQEEQQGGAEQPAPEERR, from the coding sequence GTGATTGGAAAACCCGCGCATTCACCGGCCCCCGTCCCCCCGCTCACCACACTCCCGGACGGCACGATCAAGCAGGTCAACCCCTTCTCCGGCACGGAAGTGTGGACCGTCCCAGGCCGCGGCAACCGCCCCCTGGCCCACTATGAACCCGAGCGCAAGCCCATCGGCGAGCGGGATACGGTCACGGCCTTTGGCCTTGAGCGCAAACTCGACACTCCCCCGGAGAAGTCCCGGATGATTCGGGACGCCGATGACCACGCGCGGATCCTGCGGGGCCTGCGGACCAGCGAACTGGATGCGACCACACCGCTATTCCGCCGGGTAGCCAACCTCTTCGAGATCCTCACGTACGACTACTGGAACCTCAACTACGGGTATCACATGAACCCGGCTGCGGCGATGCACATGACGGACTACCTCTCCGAGGAAGCCGGGCAGGAGCACGTCGAGAAGATCCTGCGGGTCAAGCTGCGCGCCGCCGGGACCAGCGAGGAGGAACTGAACGAACTCTTCGAGCCCGACCGGCGCATGGAGACCCTGCGGGAGCGGGGCGCGGCCCTATTCGCCGGGGGGCACGACGTCATCATCGCCCGGGACCACTACATTCCCGGCGCCGAACACACCGACCAGTTGGCGGCCAGCGGCACCCTGGACTGGCGCGATCACCGCCTGTTCATCCAGTTCACCATCGACAGCATGGACCAGCTCTACCGGGCAAACCGTTACGTGCGCTACGTGGCCGTGTTCCAGAACTGGCTGGCACCCGCCGGGGCCAGCTTCGAACACCTCCACAAGCAGCTCGTGGCGATCGACGAGCACGGGCTGCAAAACGAGGTGGAGATCGCCCAGGTGCGCTCCAACCCCAACATGTACAACGAGTGGGCCGTGGACTACGCCATGCGTCACAACCTCATCATCGCGGAGAACGACCACGCCGTGGCCTTCGCCGGGTTCGGGCACCGCTGGCCCACGCTGGAGGTATTCAGTAAGTCCGCGACGACGGAGCCCTGGCTCATGCCGGATGCCGAGCGGGATGCTGTCGCGGACCTCGTCCACGCCTGCCACGTCGCGGCGGGGCCCACGATCCCCTGCAACGAAGAATGGCTGTACCGACCCCTGGACGTGGACGTGCCGATGCCGTGGCGGATCGTCATCAAGTGGCGAGTGTCCACCCTGGCCGGGTTCGAGGGCGGCACGAAGATTTACATCAACACCATCTCCCCCCAGGACCTCCAGCGGCGGGTGCTGGCGGTGCTGGAGAAAGCCCGGGAGGAAGGCACCCTGGCCTCCGGTATCCGGCTCGGCGAGGAATGCGGATCCACCCCGAACACTTTGCTGTACAACCCCGCCATCAGGCCGACACCTCCCGGGCCGCACCCTGCGCAGCCGGACCAGGAGGAGCAGCAGGGAGGGGCTGAACAGCCAGCACCGGAGGAGAGACGATGA
- the ehuA gene encoding ectoine/hydroxyectoine ABC transporter ATP-binding protein EhuA, with product MATAQPAPNSTSPMIAVKDVWKSYGRLDVLKGINLEVPRSSVTCLIGPSGSGKSTLLRCINHLEQVTAGRIEVDGELIGYREKNGTLYKISERDAAKQRRDIGMVFQHFNLFPHRTVLDNIVEAPVQVKGESRAEAEKRALDLLDQVGLAAKAKAYPVQLSGGQQQRVAIARALAMRPKLMLFDEPTSALDPELVSEVLNVMRHLAEEGMTMLVVTHEMGFAREVADQVAFMDGGVVVEHGPARDVITNPQHERTQGFLSSLL from the coding sequence ATGGCTACCGCACAACCTGCACCCAACAGCACAAGCCCCATGATCGCCGTCAAGGACGTGTGGAAAAGCTACGGCCGCCTCGACGTCCTCAAGGGGATCAACCTGGAAGTCCCCCGCAGTAGCGTGACCTGCCTCATCGGCCCCTCCGGCTCCGGCAAATCCACCCTCCTGCGCTGCATAAACCACCTAGAGCAGGTCACCGCCGGGCGCATCGAGGTCGACGGGGAGCTCATCGGCTACCGGGAGAAGAACGGCACCCTCTACAAAATTTCAGAGCGGGATGCCGCCAAGCAGCGCCGGGACATCGGCATGGTCTTTCAGCACTTCAACCTGTTTCCCCACCGCACCGTGTTGGACAACATTGTGGAAGCCCCGGTGCAGGTCAAGGGCGAGTCCCGTGCCGAAGCCGAAAAACGCGCCTTGGATCTGCTGGACCAGGTGGGGCTGGCCGCGAAGGCCAAGGCCTACCCGGTGCAGCTCTCCGGCGGGCAACAGCAGCGCGTGGCCATCGCCCGGGCATTGGCGATGCGGCCCAAGCTCATGCTCTTTGACGAGCCCACCTCCGCACTGGACCCCGAGCTGGTCAGCGAGGTCCTCAACGTCATGCGTCACCTCGCCGAGGAGGGGATGACGATGCTCGTCGTGACCCACGAAATGGGTTTTGCCCGGGAAGTCGCCGACCAAGTGGCCTTCATGGACGGGGGCGTGGTCGTGGAACACGGGCCCGCCCGGGACGTCATCACCAACCCCCAACACGAGCGCACCCAGGGCTTCCTGTCCAGCCTGCTCTAG
- a CDS encoding amino acid ABC transporter permease: MSAPTTESQTTSRPEDNKAVPLRHPGRWIAAAIVLGLLAWFIISAAGNSAYEWGTFGQYLFDTRILAAAGHTILMTILAMALGVILGALIAVMRMSPNPVLQGVSWLFLWVFRGTPVYVQLMFWGLLGSIYQGINAGFVHIDLQQALSNMFLLAVVGLGLNEAAYMAEIVRAGIQAVPEGQSEASKALGMTWSQNMRRTVLPQAMRIIIPPTGNEFISLLKTTSLVVVVPYAAELFGRATDISNSIFKPVPLLLVAATWYLVITSVLMVGQFYLEKYYSRGSSRTVTTRQLAALADAEGALPRNVTVADTAESN, translated from the coding sequence ATGAGCGCTCCCACAACGGAAAGCCAAACCACCTCCCGCCCGGAGGACAACAAAGCCGTTCCCCTGCGCCACCCCGGCCGGTGGATTGCCGCGGCGATCGTCCTGGGCTTGCTGGCCTGGTTCATCATCTCCGCCGCCGGCAATAGCGCCTACGAGTGGGGCACCTTCGGGCAATACCTCTTCGACACCCGCATCCTCGCGGCCGCCGGGCACACCATCCTCATGACCATCCTCGCGATGGCCCTGGGCGTGATCCTCGGCGCCCTCATCGCCGTGATGCGCATGTCCCCCAACCCTGTGCTGCAGGGGGTCAGCTGGCTGTTCCTGTGGGTGTTCCGCGGAACCCCCGTCTACGTCCAGCTCATGTTCTGGGGGCTGCTGGGCAGCATCTACCAGGGCATCAACGCCGGGTTCGTCCACATCGACCTGCAGCAGGCGCTGTCCAACATGTTCCTGCTGGCCGTCGTGGGCCTCGGGCTCAACGAAGCGGCCTACATGGCGGAGATCGTGCGAGCCGGGATCCAGGCCGTGCCCGAAGGACAATCGGAGGCCTCCAAGGCGCTGGGGATGACCTGGAGCCAAAACATGCGCCGCACCGTGCTGCCGCAAGCCATGCGGATCATCATCCCGCCGACGGGCAACGAGTTCATCAGCCTGCTGAAGACCACCTCCCTCGTCGTCGTTGTCCCCTACGCCGCCGAGCTGTTCGGCCGTGCCACGGACATCTCCAACAGCATCTTCAAGCCCGTGCCGCTGCTGCTCGTCGCGGCCACCTGGTACCTGGTCATCACCAGCGTGCTCATGGTCGGCCAGTTCTACCTGGAGAAGTACTACTCCCGCGGCTCCAGCCGCACCGTCACCACCCGCCAGCTCGCGGCCCTGGCCGATGCCGAAGGCGCCCTGCCCCGCAACGTCACCGTCGCCGACACCGCCGAATCGAACTAG
- a CDS encoding ABC transporter substrate-binding protein codes for MIIGNRKIGAAVLAVVTATALSACVTNGEVGNPDGWKKISPAANPALAKLVPADIRQKGHLTVGSNTPYAPAQFKDSNGKIIGYEVDLIKAAGSLLGLEVDVRQMDFNLILPAISAGTVDVGASSFTDTEEREQTYDFVDFYRAGTQWATQPGSEKSIDPDNGCGLTVAVQKGTYSDTDELPAKNDKCTGAGKPEITKLVYPSADAAATATVLGRAQAYSSDSPVIAFAAKRAEGKLAPIGEPFDTAPFGWAVQKGSPLSTALIAALQQMLADGTYRKILKPWGLEKGAVDSITFNLEPVPDRRPDNATTDRRTQ; via the coding sequence ATGATTATTGGCAACCGCAAGATCGGCGCTGCCGTACTCGCCGTTGTCACAGCTACGGCGCTGTCCGCATGCGTGACCAATGGAGAGGTGGGCAACCCAGACGGGTGGAAGAAAATCAGCCCGGCCGCAAACCCGGCATTGGCCAAACTCGTCCCCGCCGACATTCGACAAAAGGGGCACCTCACCGTCGGCTCCAACACCCCCTACGCCCCGGCCCAATTCAAGGATTCCAACGGCAAGATCATCGGTTACGAGGTGGACCTCATCAAAGCCGCCGGTTCCCTCCTGGGCCTAGAAGTGGACGTGCGGCAGATGGACTTCAACCTCATCCTCCCCGCCATTAGCGCCGGCACCGTGGACGTAGGTGCATCCTCGTTCACGGACACAGAAGAACGCGAACAAACCTACGACTTCGTCGACTTTTACAGGGCAGGAACCCAATGGGCCACCCAGCCCGGGTCCGAAAAGTCCATCGACCCGGACAATGGTTGCGGCTTGACCGTCGCCGTTCAGAAAGGCACCTACTCGGACACGGACGAGCTGCCCGCCAAAAACGACAAATGCACCGGCGCGGGCAAGCCGGAGATCACCAAATTGGTGTACCCCTCCGCCGATGCCGCAGCGACCGCCACCGTGCTGGGACGGGCCCAGGCCTACAGCTCCGATTCGCCCGTCATTGCCTTCGCCGCGAAACGAGCCGAGGGGAAACTAGCTCCCATCGGGGAACCCTTCGACACGGCCCCCTTCGGCTGGGCCGTGCAAAAGGGCTCTCCCCTGAGCACCGCCCTCATCGCGGCCCTCCAGCAGATGCTCGCGGACGGCACCTACCGCAAGATCCTCAAGCCGTGGGGCCTGGAAAAGGGCGCCGTGGATTCCATCACCTTCAACCTTGAACCGGTGCCCGACCGCCGCCCGGACAACGCCACGACAGACAGGAGAACGCAGTGA
- a CDS encoding methylated-DNA--[protein]-cysteine S-methyltransferase, with protein MSASTPAETFPHTYVCEFPTPVGPVAARAAVGVPKKNGRASDGNGDADSAALIGMWFVDPADPSSVPGDAVAVESIGDARARRLLEDLQAALTDLFAGRDVHFDWPIELRGTELQKAVWEQLRGIPFGQTRTYGQLAAAIGRPTAARAVGQAVGKNPICLLLPCHRVVGAGGKLTGFAGGLQRKRALLELERTIGENGAGVRAAAE; from the coding sequence GTGTCCGCTTCTACCCCCGCCGAAACCTTCCCGCATACCTACGTTTGCGAGTTCCCGACCCCGGTGGGGCCCGTTGCCGCGCGCGCTGCTGTGGGCGTCCCCAAGAAAAATGGGAGAGCATCCGATGGCAATGGTGACGCTGATTCGGCGGCATTGATCGGAATGTGGTTTGTGGATCCGGCCGATCCCAGCTCGGTTCCGGGGGACGCGGTGGCGGTCGAATCGATTGGGGACGCCAGAGCCCGGCGCCTTCTGGAGGATCTGCAGGCTGCCCTCACCGATTTGTTCGCTGGGCGGGATGTGCACTTCGATTGGCCTATCGAGCTGCGCGGCACCGAGTTGCAGAAAGCCGTGTGGGAACAATTGCGGGGCATTCCGTTTGGGCAGACGCGTACGTATGGTCAGTTGGCCGCGGCCATTGGGCGGCCCACTGCGGCGCGCGCGGTCGGGCAGGCGGTGGGGAAGAACCCCATCTGCCTGCTGCTGCCTTGCCACCGCGTCGTGGGGGCGGGCGGGAAGCTCACGGGATTCGCCGGTGGCTTGCAGCGGAAGCGGGCGTTGCTGGAGTTGGAGCGCACCATCGGGGAAAACGGGGCCGGGGTAAGGGCCGCGGCAGAGTAG
- a CDS encoding glycosyltransferase 87 family protein, whose protein sequence is MIYHKAGLGVAQGHDLYDGPVLRHLPFTYPPFAGALFSLMSRWPVVTAAALWQMFSFLALVGVVFAVLVERRVKLNAPVVAIGLGLSLAALALDAVRGTFYFGQINLFLMLLVAVDLLPKWRPWAGVGVGLAAGIKLTPAFMGVNFLIERNWRAAVVSVLTFLGTVWIGFQFVPDAKRFWTESVFQSQRIGEESNPGAQSIKAVLFREFGGVSTLTWLLIVVVLVALCIAGLLRSMRLGNRSFAMVLSGMTAAIVSPFSWFHHWVWLVPLGVCIVCFVNEKCGQFRERRNLHGVRGWVVSQLGALLAIVNLGVLMIPYYSKELYGKIGWTHQSMSTNSWWRQSFILGGLVLVIGYGLWSLGWFARDRRAARRSSAGAWGTAAGEKAAGNEGEKGAEKRDKAGRGRVGAESVGDVEGGPEASAVKTAGSAVAAKTRMKKQGLGQSEDDQKGNTALEK, encoded by the coding sequence GTGATTTACCACAAGGCGGGTCTCGGAGTGGCCCAGGGGCATGACCTCTACGACGGGCCGGTTCTTCGGCATCTGCCCTTCACCTATCCACCGTTCGCCGGTGCGTTGTTCTCCCTGATGTCCCGGTGGCCCGTGGTGACGGCCGCTGCGCTGTGGCAGATGTTCAGTTTCTTGGCGCTGGTGGGCGTGGTTTTCGCTGTGCTGGTGGAGCGGAGGGTGAAGCTCAACGCACCCGTGGTGGCGATCGGCTTGGGGTTGTCCTTGGCGGCGCTGGCATTGGATGCCGTGCGGGGCACCTTCTACTTTGGGCAGATCAACCTGTTCCTGATGCTGCTGGTGGCAGTCGATCTGCTGCCGAAGTGGAGGCCGTGGGCCGGGGTGGGGGTTGGTTTGGCGGCCGGGATTAAGCTGACCCCGGCATTTATGGGCGTGAACTTCCTCATCGAACGCAATTGGCGGGCCGCGGTGGTGAGCGTGCTGACGTTCCTGGGGACGGTGTGGATTGGGTTCCAGTTCGTGCCGGATGCGAAGCGTTTTTGGACCGAATCCGTGTTCCAATCGCAGCGGATTGGGGAGGAATCCAATCCGGGGGCGCAGTCCATCAAGGCGGTGCTATTCCGTGAGTTCGGTGGGGTATCCACCTTGACGTGGCTGCTGATTGTCGTGGTTCTCGTGGCGCTGTGTATCGCGGGGCTGCTGCGCAGCATGAGGCTGGGGAACCGCTCCTTTGCCATGGTGCTGTCTGGGATGACGGCGGCGATTGTCTCCCCCTTCAGCTGGTTTCACCACTGGGTGTGGTTAGTGCCACTGGGGGTGTGCATCGTGTGTTTCGTCAACGAGAAGTGTGGGCAATTCCGGGAGCGTAGGAACCTTCACGGGGTGAGGGGCTGGGTGGTCTCGCAGCTCGGCGCGCTGCTGGCCATTGTGAATCTCGGCGTGCTGATGATCCCGTATTACAGCAAGGAGCTGTACGGCAAGATCGGCTGGACGCACCAGTCCATGAGCACCAACTCGTGGTGGCGGCAGAGCTTCATACTGGGCGGGTTGGTGCTGGTGATTGGGTACGGGCTGTGGTCTCTGGGGTGGTTCGCCCGGGATCGCAGGGCAGCGCGGAGGTCCTCGGCGGGCGCTTGGGGTACAGCGGCGGGGGAGAAGGCCGCTGGAAATGAGGGAGAGAAGGGCGCTGAGAAGCGTGATAAGGCTGGGCGTGGCAGGGTTGGTGCGGAATCGGTCGGTGATGTTGAAGGGGGACCGGAGGCGAGCGCAGTTAAGACCGCAGGGTCGGCCGTGGCAGCCAAAACGCGGATGAAGAAGCAGGGCTTAGGCCAAAGTGAAGACGACCAGAAGGGGAACACAGCGTTGGAGAAGTGA
- the polA gene encoding DNA polymerase I, protein MTPADANDKPTLLLLDGHSLAFRAFYALPAANFSTTGGQHTNAVYGFLGMFLGLMDNEHPTHVAAAFDLSGPTFREEKFPEYKAQRPAPPQEFRGQVDLIREALQSLGIATLDYEAHEADDVIASLATQAQRAGMRTLICTGDRDSLQLVSQDVTVLYTLKGVSDLHRFTPEAVEEKYGVAPAAYPDLAALRGDTSDNMPGVPGVGPKTAQKWINEYGSLQGVIDHIDEFKGKVGTSLREHIDEVTLAREITEMVRDLQLVDSLEDLRPKPVDAGQTLQFFERLQFGSNLRNRAFRIMGVEYEDTTVRPITVDTPDRGKLASWLSKNLGYRPKGTTAPGPAAVWVAGEQLAIVGGENHGVLLDLADSAEKDEGAVRHWLADPGSPKWVHDAKSSAHQLHAQGLHLDGVEHDAAIAAYLLRPDLRTGELADVLQRYAGRDLPGNASPLDCAQAVAELTGILAAELNNNDLAELYFDLELPLTMILARMETAGIAVDREALEDLSSDYGAKIDEEVTAARQEVDRPKLNLGSPKQLQEVLFEDLDLPKTKKTKTGYSTAAGELEKLAAHTDHPFLRHLMAHREYQKMKTTIDGLIEAIAEDGRIHTTFNQRGAATGRLSSVEPNLQNIPVRTDAGRRIREAFKVGEGYETLLTADYSQIEMRVMAHLSEDAGLIEAYTRGEDLHNFVGSRVFDVPVDAVTPELRRRVKALSYGLVYGLSAFGLSQQLKISGGEAKRIMENYFERFGGVKRYLDQVVEQAREDGYTHTLYGRRRYLPELTSANRVARENAERAALNAPIQGTAADIIKLAMIRVDRSLREAGLKTRVLLQVHDELVLEVAPGELERAKELLVEQMDNAASLRVPLDVSAGDGENWDLAAH, encoded by the coding sequence ATGACTCCGGCGGACGCGAACGACAAGCCCACGCTACTGCTCCTCGATGGCCACTCCCTGGCGTTCCGTGCCTTCTACGCCCTTCCAGCAGCCAACTTCTCCACGACCGGTGGCCAGCACACCAATGCGGTCTACGGTTTCCTGGGGATGTTCCTGGGGTTGATGGATAACGAGCACCCCACCCACGTCGCCGCCGCTTTCGACCTGTCCGGGCCTACGTTCCGGGAGGAGAAGTTCCCCGAGTATAAGGCGCAGCGCCCGGCCCCGCCGCAGGAATTCCGCGGCCAGGTCGATCTCATCCGGGAAGCCCTGCAGAGTCTGGGCATCGCCACGCTGGATTACGAGGCCCACGAGGCCGACGATGTCATCGCCTCCCTGGCCACCCAGGCGCAGCGGGCCGGAATGCGCACCCTCATCTGCACGGGGGACCGGGACTCGCTGCAGTTGGTCAGTCAGGACGTCACCGTCTTGTACACCCTCAAAGGCGTGTCCGATCTGCACCGGTTTACGCCCGAAGCCGTGGAGGAGAAGTATGGGGTGGCCCCCGCCGCCTACCCGGACCTGGCCGCCTTGCGGGGGGACACTAGCGATAACATGCCGGGGGTTCCTGGCGTCGGGCCTAAAACGGCGCAGAAATGGATCAACGAGTACGGCAGCCTGCAAGGGGTGATCGACCACATCGACGAATTCAAAGGCAAAGTGGGCACCAGCCTCCGTGAGCACATTGACGAGGTCACCCTCGCCCGCGAGATCACCGAAATGGTGCGCGACCTGCAGTTAGTGGATTCCCTGGAGGATCTGCGCCCCAAACCGGTCGACGCGGGGCAGACGCTGCAGTTCTTCGAACGCTTGCAGTTCGGCTCCAACCTTCGCAACCGGGCCTTCCGCATCATGGGCGTGGAATACGAGGACACCACCGTGCGCCCCATCACCGTGGACACCCCCGACCGCGGAAAACTGGCCTCGTGGCTGTCCAAGAACCTGGGTTACCGCCCCAAGGGCACCACCGCACCGGGTCCTGCCGCCGTGTGGGTCGCCGGGGAGCAGCTCGCCATCGTAGGTGGGGAAAACCACGGCGTGCTGCTGGACCTCGCGGATTCCGCGGAAAAGGACGAGGGCGCCGTCCGTCATTGGCTCGCGGATCCCGGTTCGCCGAAATGGGTGCACGACGCCAAAAGCAGCGCGCACCAGCTACACGCGCAAGGGCTGCACCTGGACGGCGTGGAGCACGATGCCGCCATCGCTGCGTATCTACTGCGTCCCGACCTGCGCACCGGGGAGCTGGCAGATGTGCTGCAGCGTTACGCCGGACGCGACCTGCCCGGCAACGCCAGCCCCCTGGACTGCGCCCAGGCCGTCGCCGAGCTCACCGGGATCCTCGCCGCCGAGCTCAACAACAACGACTTGGCCGAACTCTACTTCGACCTTGAGCTCCCCCTGACCATGATCCTCGCCCGCATGGAAACCGCCGGCATTGCGGTAGACCGGGAGGCCCTGGAGGACCTCTCCTCCGACTACGGGGCCAAGATCGACGAGGAGGTCACCGCCGCGCGCCAGGAGGTAGATCGGCCGAAGCTCAACCTCGGCAGCCCCAAGCAACTACAGGAGGTGCTGTTCGAGGACCTCGACCTGCCCAAAACCAAGAAGACGAAGACGGGTTACTCCACCGCCGCGGGGGAACTGGAGAAACTAGCCGCGCACACCGACCACCCCTTCCTGCGGCACCTCATGGCTCACCGCGAGTACCAAAAGATGAAGACAACCATCGACGGGCTTATCGAGGCCATCGCCGAGGACGGTCGGATTCACACCACCTTCAACCAACGCGGTGCCGCGACGGGGCGGTTATCCTCCGTGGAACCCAACCTGCAGAACATTCCGGTGCGCACGGACGCCGGACGGCGTATCCGAGAGGCCTTCAAAGTGGGGGAGGGATACGAAACCCTGCTCACCGCCGATTACTCCCAGATCGAGATGCGGGTCATGGCCCATTTATCTGAGGACGCCGGACTCATCGAGGCCTATACCCGCGGCGAGGACCTCCACAACTTCGTGGGCTCCAGGGTTTTCGACGTCCCCGTGGATGCGGTAACTCCCGAACTGCGGCGGCGGGTGAAAGCCCTCAGTTACGGGCTGGTGTACGGTCTGTCCGCATTTGGGTTATCGCAGCAGTTGAAGATCTCCGGCGGCGAGGCCAAACGCATCATGGAGAACTACTTCGAACGGTTCGGCGGGGTGAAGCGATACCTGGACCAAGTTGTGGAACAAGCCCGGGAGGATGGCTACACCCACACCCTCTACGGGCGGCGCCGGTACCTGCCGGAGCTAACCTCCGCCAACCGAGTGGCCCGGGAGAATGCCGAGCGAGCCGCGCTGAACGCACCTATCCAGGGCACCGCGGCAGACATCATCAAGCTCGCCATGATCCGGGTGGACCGCAGCCTGCGGGAAGCCGGGCTGAAAACTCGCGTGCTGCTCCAGGTGCATGACGAGCTAGTCCTGGAAGTGGCACCCGGGGAGCTGGAGCGGGCGAAGGAGTTGCTCGTGGAGCAGATGGACAATGCCGCGAGCCTGCGGGTGCCGCTGGACGTGTCCGCGGGGGATGGGGAGAACTGGGATTTGGCGGCGCACTAG